Proteins co-encoded in one Paraburkholderia edwinii genomic window:
- a CDS encoding MFS transporter yields MKALTAEHVSPIADEQSIDAKRRSAIKGAFFSEFIDMFDIYLPVVVLSPVLFFFQPPHLSSGMETILASLVFITTLLGRPIGALLFGMVADRLGRRKASIYSVSGFGVITLLIALLPGYQSIGVASYWLLVLLRFVDGIFLGGGYTGAMPLAIEYSKKHQRGFVGGLIIAGFPAAYVTINLVAMVMFAVFPLNGVNSPYVQWGWRIPFVIGAVLAGVLALYYVHKVSESEIWKSEAGEKHAKNEAKHEAKHDTPLLSELMRGKSARSLVQVLLLMTGFWLTQNIITIFLPTGLLVHTLHLSGFQLTSTLLLSYFVLFFSYIGAGMLGQKIGRRRFFAIVGPLIATIGAALLYVLGNVRGLSLPAIMLTVCVLAVLVTSPWGVIVTYINERFATEVRATGFGVGFSLSVIVPSFYAFYMNWLSAWMPLSVTPVVLLSLGGLIGMTGALMGPETKDVDF; encoded by the coding sequence ATGAAAGCGCTGACCGCGGAGCACGTCTCACCGATCGCCGACGAACAGTCGATCGATGCGAAGAGAAGGAGCGCCATTAAAGGCGCGTTTTTCTCCGAATTCATCGACATGTTCGATATTTATCTGCCGGTGGTCGTTCTGTCGCCGGTGCTGTTTTTCTTCCAGCCGCCGCATCTGTCGAGCGGTATGGAGACGATCCTCGCGTCCCTCGTGTTTATTACCACGCTGCTTGGCAGGCCGATCGGCGCATTGCTGTTCGGTATGGTCGCGGATCGGCTCGGACGCCGTAAGGCCTCGATCTATTCGGTGTCGGGCTTCGGCGTGATTACCTTGCTGATCGCGTTGCTGCCCGGTTATCAAAGCATCGGGGTCGCCTCGTACTGGCTGCTCGTGCTGCTGCGCTTTGTCGACGGCATTTTCCTCGGCGGCGGGTATACCGGCGCCATGCCGCTTGCGATCGAGTATTCGAAGAAGCATCAGCGCGGTTTCGTCGGAGGCCTGATCATCGCGGGTTTTCCGGCCGCGTACGTGACGATCAATCTCGTTGCGATGGTGATGTTCGCGGTTTTTCCGCTGAACGGCGTCAATTCGCCGTATGTGCAGTGGGGTTGGCGCATTCCGTTCGTGATCGGCGCGGTGCTGGCCGGTGTGCTTGCGCTTTACTACGTGCATAAGGTCTCGGAATCGGAGATCTGGAAAAGCGAGGCCGGTGAGAAGCATGCCAAAAACGAGGCCAAACACGAGGCCAAACACGACACGCCGCTGCTGTCCGAACTGATGAGGGGCAAAAGCGCGCGCAGTCTCGTGCAGGTGCTGTTGCTGATGACAGGCTTCTGGCTCACGCAAAACATCATCACGATCTTTTTGCCGACTGGCCTGCTCGTGCATACGCTGCATCTGAGTGGTTTTCAGCTGACGTCCACGCTGCTGCTGTCGTATTTCGTGCTGTTTTTCAGCTATATCGGCGCGGGCATGCTTGGCCAGAAGATCGGCCGGCGGCGCTTTTTCGCGATCGTCGGTCCGCTGATCGCGACGATCGGCGCGGCATTGCTCTATGTGCTCGGCAACGTGCGCGGCCTGTCGCTGCCCGCGATCATGCTGACCGTGTGCGTGCTTGCCGTGCTCGTCACGTCGCCGTGGGGCGTGATCGTGACTTACATCAACGAGCGGTTTGCGACCGAGGTGCGCGCGACGGGCTTCGGCGTCGGTTTCAGCCTCTCGGTGATCGTGCCGTCGTTCTACGCGTTTTATATGAACTGGCTCAGCGCGTGGATGCCGCTTTCGGTGACGCCCGTCGTGCTGCTCAGCCTCGGCGGCCTGATCGGCATGACCGGCGCGCTGATGGGACCTGAAACGAAGGACGTCGATTTCTAG
- a CDS encoding NAD(P)-dependent oxidoreductase produces the protein MNKERIGFIGLGNMGSRMTRRIVDAGIAVLGYDTVVERVKDAGARSAASIREVVESADLVLLSLPDSKVVEAVVEGDGGILAHCRTGQTVIDLSTAAASSTVRLNGLLKARGVQYIDAGISGGAAAAEKGTLTLMVGGDAAAIEAVQWIFKPIAGKVQVMGESGAGHTTKLLNNFLNAVSLAATAEVMVAGRKAGLDLHQLLDVLNSSTGVNFATQSRFPKIVDGDYLEGGLTSKLMTKDIVLYIDRVRELGVASINAAGPLASFGLATSLGYGDVISNRVVDAIGDVSGGVRLHNDAQRKGAK, from the coding sequence ATGAACAAGGAACGAATCGGATTTATCGGACTCGGCAATATGGGCAGCCGCATGACGCGCCGCATCGTCGATGCCGGGATCGCTGTGCTCGGTTACGACACGGTGGTCGAGCGCGTGAAAGACGCCGGCGCGCGGTCCGCCGCATCGATACGGGAGGTGGTCGAATCCGCCGACCTCGTGCTGCTGTCGCTGCCCGATAGCAAGGTAGTCGAAGCAGTCGTCGAAGGCGACGGCGGCATTCTCGCGCACTGCCGCACAGGGCAAACCGTGATCGACCTCAGCACAGCCGCCGCCAGCTCGACGGTGCGGCTGAACGGCCTGCTGAAAGCGCGCGGGGTGCAATACATCGATGCGGGCATTTCGGGCGGCGCCGCGGCCGCGGAAAAAGGCACGCTGACGTTGATGGTGGGCGGCGACGCCGCCGCGATCGAAGCCGTGCAATGGATCTTCAAGCCGATCGCCGGCAAGGTGCAGGTGATGGGCGAAAGCGGTGCCGGCCATACGACGAAGCTGCTCAACAATTTCCTCAACGCGGTGAGTCTTGCCGCGACCGCCGAAGTGATGGTCGCCGGCAGGAAGGCGGGGCTCGATCTGCATCAACTGCTCGATGTGCTCAATAGCAGCACCGGGGTCAACTTCGCGACGCAAAGCCGCTTTCCGAAGATTGTCGATGGCGATTATCTCGAAGGCGGGCTCACGTCGAAGCTGATGACGAAGGACATCGTGCTGTATATCGACCGCGTGCGCGAACTTGGCGTCGCGTCGATCAACGCGGCGGGGCCGCTCGCGAGCTTCGGTCTGGCAACGTCGCTCGGTTACGGCGACGTGATCAGCAATCGTGTCGTCGATGCGATCGGCGACGTTTCGGGCGGCGTGAGGCTTCACAACGACGCACAACGCAAAGGAGCAAAGTGA
- a CDS encoding cupin domain-containing protein: MKVFHGRKTGAASERRGNGDTFTGVVWADPVMPSTDGVTINTVCFEPGARTYWHSHERGQILQVTAGQGWICVEGGKPEVIRQGDVVWIGPNERHWHGGSADSFMVHIATSLGASTWQEAVSEHDYPPSTTR, translated from the coding sequence ATGAAGGTGTTTCATGGCAGAAAGACGGGCGCCGCCTCGGAGCGGCGCGGCAATGGCGATACGTTTACCGGTGTGGTGTGGGCGGACCCGGTGATGCCGTCCACCGACGGCGTGACGATCAACACGGTCTGTTTCGAGCCCGGTGCGCGAACATACTGGCATTCGCACGAGCGCGGCCAGATCCTGCAGGTCACGGCGGGGCAGGGCTGGATTTGCGTCGAAGGCGGCAAGCCTGAAGTGATTCGCCAGGGCGATGTGGTGTGGATCGGGCCGAACGAGCGTCATTGGCATGGCGGCAGCGCGGACAGCTTTATGGTTCATATCGCGACGTCGCTTGGCGCATCGACCTGGCAGGAAGCGGTGAGCGAGCACGACTATCCGCCGTCTACCACGCGCTAA
- a CDS encoding carboxymuconolactone decarboxylase family protein: protein MQSTEALTEKQQRVKDEFMRVRKTWGPSWESLLRLDADFLEAYLNFSAVPWRRNHLEDKVKEFIYITADAAATHLYAPGIRQHLQMALKFGATREELVEVLELISTIGIHACNVGVPLLLEVLEEEGKRTGRAPLDARQQTLKAGFEKNRGYWHPSWDGLLELDPDLFEAYLAFSSVPWRTGVLSPKVKELIYCAFDASATHLYQPGLKLHMRNAIHYGATAGEIMEVLEIVSVIGIHGAAVAAPMLEEALAAHAA from the coding sequence ATGCAATCGACCGAAGCATTGACGGAAAAGCAGCAGCGCGTGAAGGACGAGTTCATGCGCGTGCGTAAAACGTGGGGGCCATCGTGGGAAAGCCTGTTACGTCTCGATGCGGATTTTCTCGAGGCATACCTGAATTTCTCCGCGGTGCCGTGGCGCAGGAATCACCTCGAAGACAAGGTGAAGGAATTTATCTACATCACCGCGGATGCCGCCGCGACGCATCTGTATGCGCCCGGTATCCGGCAGCATCTGCAGATGGCGCTCAAGTTCGGCGCGACGCGCGAAGAGCTTGTCGAAGTGCTCGAACTGATCAGCACGATCGGCATTCATGCGTGCAATGTGGGCGTGCCGCTGTTACTCGAAGTGCTTGAAGAAGAAGGCAAACGCACGGGCCGCGCGCCGCTCGACGCGCGGCAGCAAACGCTCAAGGCCGGCTTCGAAAAGAATCGCGGGTACTGGCATCCGTCGTGGGACGGGCTGCTCGAACTCGATCCCGACCTCTTCGAAGCGTATCTCGCGTTTTCGTCGGTGCCATGGCGCACCGGCGTGCTGAGCCCGAAGGTCAAGGAGCTGATTTATTGCGCGTTCGACGCGTCGGCGACGCATTTGTACCAACCGGGGCTCAAGCTGCATATGCGCAACGCGATCCATTACGGCGCGACGGCCGGCGAGATTATGGAAGTGCTTGAAATTGTCAGCGTGATCGGCATTCACGGCGCGGCGGTCGCGGCGCCGATGCTTGAAGAGGCGCTTGCCGCGCACGCGGCATAG
- a CDS encoding GntR family transcriptional regulator translates to MSAEIGVIRPETLRHQVENVLRQAIMTGRFAPGARLVERELCETLGVSRTSVREALRKLEAEKLVRSVPHKGPVVAVMSKQEASELYALRALLEGFAAHEFARLADDQAIARFGEVAKELRAEATARNQAGVLRAKTALYDVLLDNCGNSLIKEFLTSLYSRVNLLRATSLMHPERLPASLREIDKLYKALKARDGEAAQQAARVHVQNAEKAAMRMLDEQQPDET, encoded by the coding sequence ATGTCAGCAGAAATTGGGGTGATACGACCGGAAACGCTGCGCCATCAGGTCGAAAACGTGCTGCGGCAGGCGATCATGACGGGACGTTTCGCGCCGGGCGCGCGTCTCGTCGAGCGCGAACTGTGCGAAACGCTCGGCGTGAGCCGCACCTCGGTGCGCGAGGCGTTGCGCAAGCTCGAAGCCGAGAAGCTCGTGCGCAGCGTGCCGCACAAGGGGCCCGTGGTCGCGGTGATGTCGAAGCAGGAAGCGAGCGAATTGTATGCGCTGCGAGCGCTGCTCGAAGGCTTCGCCGCGCACGAATTCGCGCGGCTGGCCGACGACCAGGCCATCGCGCGCTTCGGCGAAGTGGCGAAGGAACTGCGTGCCGAAGCGACCGCTCGCAATCAGGCCGGCGTGCTGCGCGCGAAGACCGCGCTTTACGATGTGCTGCTCGACAACTGCGGCAATTCGCTGATCAAGGAATTCCTGACGAGCCTCTATTCGCGCGTCAATCTACTGCGCGCGACCTCGCTCATGCATCCGGAGCGCTTGCCCGCGAGCTTGCGCGAGATCGACAAGCTCTATAAGGCGTTGAAAGCGCGCGACGGCGAAGCGGCGCAACAGGCCGCCCGCGTCCATGTGCAGAACGCGGAGAAGGCCGCGATGCGGATGCTCGACGAGCAGCAGCCTGACGAAACGTAA
- a CDS encoding N-acyl homoserine lactonase family protein, with amino-acid sequence MTSPLENYKIYAIKYAHHDRPARDNFIGGDPHDVSMPLDYFVWAIVGESGTWLVDTGFDPEVGSGRGRTTTHRVEEGLQAIGIRADSVEDVIVTHMHYDHAGNRELFPQARYHVQDREMAYCTGRCMCHRELKHPFNPDDVKTMVGRVFDGRVRFHDGASQLAPGLSLHLVGGHTNGLQVARVHTERGWVVLASDASHLYANMEQQRPFPAVYNIGDMLEGYRIVHELADSPQHVVPGHDPDVLRRYPAHSKETQGWIARLDAVPG; translated from the coding sequence ATGACTTCACCGCTCGAAAACTACAAGATCTACGCGATCAAATACGCACACCACGACCGCCCCGCGCGCGACAACTTTATCGGAGGCGACCCGCACGACGTATCGATGCCGCTCGACTATTTCGTCTGGGCCATCGTCGGCGAAAGCGGCACGTGGCTTGTCGATACCGGGTTCGACCCGGAAGTCGGTAGTGGACGCGGGCGCACGACCACGCATCGCGTCGAGGAAGGCTTGCAGGCCATCGGCATCCGCGCGGATTCTGTCGAGGATGTGATCGTCACGCACATGCATTACGACCATGCAGGAAACCGCGAGCTGTTCCCTCAAGCGCGCTACCACGTGCAGGACCGCGAAATGGCGTATTGCACGGGCCGCTGCATGTGCCACCGCGAACTCAAGCACCCATTCAACCCCGACGACGTGAAGACGATGGTCGGCCGCGTATTCGACGGCCGTGTGCGCTTTCACGACGGCGCGTCGCAGCTTGCGCCGGGTCTTTCGCTACATCTGGTGGGCGGCCATACGAACGGGCTGCAAGTGGCGCGCGTGCATACCGAACGCGGCTGGGTCGTGCTCGCGTCCGATGCGTCGCATCTGTACGCGAATATGGAGCAACAGCGGCCGTTTCCAGCCGTGTACAACATCGGCGACATGCTGGAGGGATACCGGATCGTGCATGAACTTGCCGATTCGCCACAGCATGTCGTGCCGGGACACGACCCGGATGTATTGCGGCGCTATCCGGCACATAGCAAGGAAACGCAGGGCTGGATCGCGCGCCTCGATGCGGTGCCGGGATAG
- a CDS encoding LacI family DNA-binding transcriptional regulator, with amino-acid sequence MSENRTRSGGGAVRMADVAKAANVSLMTVSRALNEPAKLSEETRKHVLDTIRKIGYVPNSIASNLASNRSNVVGQIVPSIQNSLYSHTMKGAADVLRAAGMHLLIADSGYSLDEEEALIGAFVAQRVCGLLLHNTAHTPRATQLARQAGIPVIETGDLVRNPLDVVISYSNFNAAKEMTLYLAARGYKSIGFVSVPMRNNPRSKERLKGYYAALTALGRERNPALVLEAEPGLTAGAHAMIDMMQRVPEVDAIFFAGDVLAVGALFEAQRRGWKVPERIAIAGFDDLDILRHTVPKLTCLNLPRLEIGRRSAECLLQRLRGDADAAPTRLDLGFEIIQREST; translated from the coding sequence TTGAGCGAGAACAGAACGCGCAGCGGCGGCGGCGCGGTGCGCATGGCCGACGTCGCGAAGGCCGCGAACGTGTCGCTGATGACGGTATCGCGTGCGCTGAACGAGCCGGCCAAACTATCCGAAGAAACGCGCAAGCACGTGCTCGATACGATCCGCAAGATTGGCTACGTGCCGAATTCGATCGCGTCGAATCTGGCGTCGAACCGTTCGAACGTGGTCGGACAGATCGTGCCCAGCATCCAGAATTCGCTGTACTCGCACACCATGAAAGGCGCCGCCGATGTATTGCGCGCGGCCGGCATGCATCTGCTGATTGCCGACAGCGGCTATTCGCTCGACGAAGAGGAGGCGCTGATCGGCGCATTCGTCGCGCAACGCGTATGCGGCCTGCTGCTGCATAACACCGCGCATACGCCGCGCGCCACGCAACTCGCTCGCCAGGCCGGCATTCCGGTTATCGAGACCGGCGACCTCGTGCGCAACCCGCTCGACGTCGTGATCAGCTATTCGAACTTCAATGCGGCGAAGGAGATGACGCTATATCTGGCGGCGCGCGGCTACAAGTCGATCGGCTTTGTCAGCGTGCCGATGCGTAACAATCCGCGCTCGAAGGAGCGTTTGAAAGGCTATTACGCTGCGCTTACGGCGCTCGGCCGCGAACGCAATCCGGCGCTTGTGCTCGAAGCGGAACCGGGTTTGACGGCCGGTGCGCACGCCATGATCGACATGATGCAGCGCGTGCCGGAGGTCGATGCGATTTTCTTCGCCGGCGACGTGCTCGCGGTCGGCGCGCTGTTCGAAGCGCAGAGGCGCGGCTGGAAGGTACCCGAGCGCATCGCGATTGCGGGCTTCGACGATCTCGATATCCTCCGCCACACGGTGCCGAAACTCACCTGCCTGAACCTGCCGCGCCTCGAAATCGGCCGACGTAGCGCCGAATGCCTGCTGCAGCGCCTGCGTGGCGATGCGGACGCGGCACCGACACGGCTCGATCTCGGCTTCGAGATCATTCAGCGCGAAAGTACCTGA
- a CDS encoding SDR family oxidoreductase produces MEGTIAGKTALVTGSSHGLGFAIADALAAAGCKVLLHGVESPADVQSARAAFEARHQIAPHYIQADLSKPEAVERLVNETIERTGSLDILVNNAVTRHFAPLEAFPVDKWDQALAVNLSAAFHAVRLALPRMRERGWGRIFNMTSVYGMRGTANRVDYVTTKSALLGLTRAVAAETVGAGITCNAICPGAVHTPTSEKRIVALMNETGLAREPAVHEFLRGKQPGGEFVDAAHVAQLVVFLCSDAARDITGAMLPVEGGWLAT; encoded by the coding sequence ATGGAAGGGACAATTGCGGGAAAAACTGCGCTTGTGACGGGTTCTTCGCATGGCCTCGGCTTCGCGATCGCGGATGCGCTGGCTGCGGCAGGATGCAAGGTCTTGTTGCACGGGGTCGAATCCCCGGCCGATGTGCAGTCCGCGCGCGCGGCGTTCGAAGCGCGCCATCAGATTGCGCCGCACTATATTCAGGCGGACCTCTCGAAACCTGAAGCGGTCGAACGGTTGGTCAACGAGACGATCGAGCGCACCGGCTCGCTCGACATCCTGGTGAACAATGCAGTGACACGGCACTTCGCGCCGCTCGAAGCGTTCCCGGTCGATAAATGGGATCAGGCGCTCGCGGTCAATCTGAGTGCGGCGTTTCACGCGGTGCGCCTCGCGTTGCCCCGCATGCGCGAACGCGGCTGGGGACGCATTTTCAACATGACGTCCGTGTACGGCATGCGCGGCACCGCAAACCGTGTCGACTATGTGACGACCAAGTCGGCGTTGCTCGGCCTCACGCGCGCAGTGGCCGCTGAAACGGTCGGCGCCGGCATCACGTGCAACGCGATTTGTCCGGGCGCGGTGCATACGCCGACCAGCGAAAAGCGCATCGTCGCGCTTATGAATGAAACCGGGCTCGCGCGCGAGCCCGCGGTTCACGAATTCCTGCGCGGCAAACAGCCGGGCGGCGAGTTCGTCGATGCGGCGCATGTCGCGCAACTCGTGGTCTTTTTGTGCAGCGATGCGGCGCGCGATATCACCGGCGCGATGTTGCCCGTCGAAGGCGGGTGGCTGGCCACCTGA
- a CDS encoding NAD(P)-dependent oxidoreductase, with product MLENKLIGFIGVGVMGRPMARRLIEHGHSLVIYDRDANALAELQKIGAHVAGSVREVADSAGVIFTSLPTPAVFREVASGAQGVVQGKAAKILVDLSTVGSTTEKEVAAALLAKGIETIDAPVSGGAAGAQKGTLAVMIAGKPEVVAQVRELFDVFGKVFNVGSEPGQGQLMKLLNNMLSSTAFAITSEAFVAGVKGGLDPETMMAVINAGSGKNGATQDKFPKQVLPRTFDFGFPIGSVCKDIGLAVDECQALGVPMWVGSTVRQLWNFAALQDGTKRDMTELVRYIEDWSGH from the coding sequence ATGCTTGAGAACAAGCTGATCGGTTTTATCGGCGTCGGCGTAATGGGCAGGCCGATGGCGCGGCGTCTGATCGAGCACGGTCATTCGCTCGTGATCTACGACAGGGACGCGAATGCGCTCGCCGAACTGCAGAAAATCGGCGCGCATGTGGCCGGCAGCGTGCGCGAGGTGGCGGACAGCGCGGGCGTGATCTTTACGAGCCTGCCGACGCCCGCGGTTTTTCGCGAGGTTGCAAGCGGCGCGCAAGGTGTGGTGCAGGGCAAGGCGGCCAAGATACTCGTCGACCTGTCGACGGTCGGCTCGACCACCGAGAAGGAAGTTGCTGCGGCGCTGCTTGCCAAAGGCATCGAGACGATCGACGCACCTGTGAGCGGCGGCGCGGCCGGCGCGCAGAAGGGCACGCTCGCCGTGATGATCGCGGGCAAGCCCGAGGTGGTCGCACAGGTGCGCGAGCTGTTCGATGTGTTCGGCAAAGTCTTCAACGTCGGCAGCGAGCCGGGTCAGGGACAGTTGATGAAGCTGCTGAACAACATGCTCTCGTCGACCGCTTTTGCGATCACATCGGAAGCGTTTGTGGCCGGTGTAAAAGGCGGGCTCGATCCTGAAACGATGATGGCGGTCATCAATGCGGGCAGCGGCAAGAACGGCGCGACGCAGGACAAGTTTCCGAAGCAGGTGTTGCCGCGCACGTTCGATTTCGGCTTTCCGATCGGCAGCGTCTGCAAGGACATCGGGCTTGCGGTCGACGAATGCCAGGCGCTCGGCGTGCCGATGTGGGTTGGCAGTACGGTGCGGCAACTGTGGAATTTCGCGGCGCTGCAGGATGGGACGAAGCGCGATATGACGGAGCTCGTTCGGTATATCGAGGACTGGTCGGGGCACTAG
- a CDS encoding 2OG-Fe(II) oxygenase has protein sequence MDVMDAVWNEWLTSNLNRGCTHESIVAAMVQAGIDASMARDVVRSAVTAGHGERATVVDTTVNDANTYEYDACPIAEGNCIRAYDRDVSVLIRVARPQIIVFDDVLSGDECADLIERSRHRLKRSTTVNPDNGSEDVIETRTSEGCWFPRCEDALIERLDRRIAALMNWPIDHGEGLQILHYAAGGEYQPHFDYFPPDQEGSMVHTSRGGQRVATLIVYLNDVESGGTTIFPEARVAVTARQGGAVYFRYMNGRGQLDPMTLHGGAPVTNGEKWIMTKWMRERVCD, from the coding sequence ATGGACGTGATGGATGCCGTATGGAATGAATGGCTGACGAGCAATTTGAACCGCGGCTGCACGCACGAATCGATCGTCGCGGCGATGGTGCAGGCCGGCATCGATGCGTCTATGGCACGCGACGTCGTGCGAAGCGCCGTCACAGCGGGCCACGGTGAGCGCGCAACAGTCGTCGACACTACTGTCAACGATGCCAACACGTACGAATACGACGCATGCCCCATCGCAGAGGGCAATTGCATACGCGCATACGACCGCGACGTATCGGTATTGATCCGCGTCGCACGTCCGCAGATCATCGTGTTCGACGACGTGCTGTCGGGCGACGAGTGTGCGGACCTGATCGAGCGTTCAAGGCACCGCCTGAAGCGATCGACGACGGTGAATCCCGACAACGGCAGCGAGGACGTGATCGAGACGCGCACCAGCGAAGGCTGCTGGTTCCCGCGCTGCGAAGACGCGCTGATCGAGCGGCTCGATCGCCGCATCGCCGCGCTGATGAACTGGCCGATCGACCACGGCGAAGGCTTGCAGATCCTGCACTATGCGGCGGGGGGCGAGTATCAGCCGCATTTCGACTACTTTCCGCCCGATCAGGAAGGCAGCATGGTCCACACGTCGCGCGGCGGGCAGCGCGTTGCGACGCTGATCGTCTATCTCAACGACGTCGAAAGCGGCGGCACAACGATCTTCCCGGAAGCGCGCGTCGCGGTCACGGCGCGTCAGGGCGGCGCAGTGTACTTCAGGTATATGAACGGGCGCGGGCAGCTCGATCCGATGACGCTGCACGGCGGCGCGCCCGTGACGAACGGCGAGAAGTGGATCATGACGAAGTGGATGCGGGAGCGCGTGTGTGACTAG
- a CDS encoding glycoside hydrolase family 18 protein, producing MKDIDTSGQAKQLTFINYAFGNLYAKNGGYECGIVNKAEPGATNPNAPDAGTGGDAWADYQKGFSANEAVNGTSDPWQYAWDDPRNGKAGPLKGNFNQLKQLKVKYPNLKIMISIGGWTWSKWFARAAATDAGRKQLVSSCIDVYIKGNLPFDAGSNAGGDGVADGVFDGIDIDWEFPGGGGQPYNIVDQNDKQNYTLLLAEFRKQLDAIGAQKGKRYLLTVAIGSGGDKIANTDPAQYSKSLDWINVMSYDFHGGWESAGPTDFQSNLYKDPDSPNVKTENGATYNVDAAIRGLLDKGVPPSKIVVGIPFYGRGWTGVTGGPKGDGLYQKATKPAPGKYEEGIQDYRILKSAPGTVYEHPVAKQSWKFDGTTFWSYDTPTTVRTKVDYAKRQNLRGVFSWELDGDTPDAELTKILGEANK from the coding sequence GTGAAGGACATCGACACCTCCGGTCAGGCCAAGCAGTTGACCTTCATCAACTACGCGTTCGGCAACCTCTATGCGAAGAATGGCGGCTATGAATGCGGCATCGTCAACAAGGCCGAGCCCGGCGCGACCAATCCGAACGCGCCGGACGCAGGCACCGGCGGGGACGCATGGGCCGACTATCAGAAGGGCTTCTCGGCCAACGAAGCCGTCAACGGGACATCGGACCCGTGGCAATACGCGTGGGACGATCCGCGCAACGGCAAGGCCGGTCCGCTCAAAGGCAACTTCAATCAGCTGAAGCAGCTGAAAGTGAAGTACCCGAACCTGAAGATCATGATTTCGATCGGTGGCTGGACCTGGTCGAAGTGGTTCGCGCGCGCGGCGGCGACCGACGCGGGCCGCAAGCAACTGGTGTCGTCGTGCATCGACGTGTATATCAAAGGCAATCTGCCGTTCGACGCGGGTTCGAATGCCGGCGGAGACGGCGTTGCGGACGGCGTGTTCGACGGCATCGATATCGATTGGGAGTTTCCAGGTGGGGGCGGCCAACCTTATAACATCGTTGACCAGAACGATAAGCAAAACTACACGCTGCTGCTCGCAGAGTTCCGCAAGCAGCTCGATGCGATCGGCGCACAAAAGGGCAAGCGATATCTGTTGACCGTAGCCATCGGCTCGGGTGGAGACAAGATCGCCAATACAGATCCCGCCCAATACAGCAAATCGCTCGACTGGATCAACGTCATGTCCTACGACTTCCATGGCGGATGGGAGTCGGCCGGCCCCACTGATTTTCAGTCGAATCTGTACAAAGATCCGGACAGTCCGAATGTGAAGACCGAGAACGGTGCGACCTATAACGTCGATGCCGCGATCAGAGGTCTGCTCGACAAAGGTGTGCCGCCTTCGAAGATCGTCGTCGGCATTCCGTTCTACGGCCGCGGGTGGACCGGCGTGACCGGCGGCCCGAAAGGCGACGGTCTCTACCAGAAGGCCACGAAGCCGGCGCCCGGCAAGTACGAAGAAGGCATACAGGATTACCGGATATTGAAGAGCGCGCCCGGCACCGTGTACGAGCATCCGGTCGCGAAACAATCGTGGAAGTTCGACGGCACGACGTTCTGGTCTTACGACACGCCCACGACGGTACGCACCAAAGTCGATTACGCGAAACGGCAGAACCTCAGGGGCGTTTTCTCGTGGGAGCTCGACGGCGACACACCCGATGCGGAGCTGACGAAAATCCTCGGTGAAGCGAACAAGTGA
- the gspG gene encoding type II secretion system major pseudopilin GspG, producing the protein MLELLVVLLIIALLAGYVGPKLFGEVGKARSKTAASQMKGIESALDRYRLDTGHYPPSDVGLAALMTNQGSTPGWEGPYMTSAIPNDPWGKPYIYRVPGENGKDYDLFTYGADGKPGGTGEDADIFSK; encoded by the coding sequence TTGCTCGAACTGCTCGTGGTGTTGCTCATCATCGCGCTGCTGGCGGGCTATGTCGGTCCGAAGCTGTTCGGCGAAGTCGGCAAGGCGCGCAGCAAAACCGCAGCGTCGCAGATGAAGGGGATTGAAAGCGCGCTCGATCGCTACCGTCTCGACACGGGGCACTATCCGCCGAGTGACGTCGGCCTGGCGGCATTGATGACGAACCAGGGCAGCACGCCAGGCTGGGAAGGTCCGTACATGACCAGTGCGATTCCGAACGATCCATGGGGCAAGCCCTATATCTATCGGGTGCCTGGAGAAAACGGAAAGGACTACGACCTCTTCACTTATGGCGCAGATGGCAAGCCGGGTGGAACGGGCGAGGATGCGGACATCTTTTCGAAGTAA